In Triplophysa rosa linkage group LG7, Trosa_1v2, whole genome shotgun sequence, the following proteins share a genomic window:
- the LOC130556804 gene encoding uncharacterized protein LOC130556804, with the protein MDLSLQAVHSDRQTRPRVQKPDSSCPFPFFISEIQAAGTGRGSPTNACPSIFGINLQVNHPLKDMLDASLNSIIQAVSPRTLLSYLTAWRNFKTFHRSYNLPFPDFSLLSITSFISFLNTIKNLQASSIKGYLSGIQFFHKLIFNTLSPTIASPQASMLIKGIQRAQPTHPDDRQPITIEILTKCISTLRRGYHTKHTARTLDAMFILAFFGFLRCSEITTTSKFDPSVHPTISDLSVLDSETISFFIKRSKTDQAGRGHFIYIFNLNSPIQTYQTLLAYLRFKRSQVKSPSEPLFADDLNHPATHFWFQKHLKSVLLHTGIPADHFSCHSFRISAATTAGTQKGLSQPQIQALGRWSSKAYKSYIRTDLTLIREAS; encoded by the coding sequence ATGGATCTCAGCTTACAAGCAGTTCATTCTGACAGGCAAACACGTCCCCGGGTCCAAAAACCAGATAGCTCATGCCCTTTCCCGTTTTTCATTTCAGAAATTCAGGCTGCTGGCACCGGACGCGGATCCCCTACCAACGCCTGTCCCTCCATATTCGGAATTAATCTTCAAGTGAACCACCCTCTAAAAGACATGCTAGACGCTTCCCTCAACTCCATCATTCAAGCCGTTTCCCCCAGGACCCTACTTTCTTACCTTACAGCATGGaggaatttcaaaacatttcaccGCTCATACAACCTCCCCTTCCCGGAtttttctctcctctccatCACTTCATTCATCTCCTTTCTCAACACCATAAAAAATCTCCAAGCCAGTTCAATTAAAGGATACCTGAGTGGAATTCAGTTTTTTCACAAGTTAATCTTCAACACACTCTCCCCAACCATAGCCAGCCCCCAAGCATCCATGCTCATCAAAGGCATCCAGAGAGCCCAACCCACCCACCCGGACGACAGACAACCAATCACCATAGAAATTCTAACAAAATGCATTTCCACCCTTCGCAGAGGCTATCACACCAAGCACACCGCACGCACACTCGACGCCATGTTCATTTTGGCCTTCTTCGGATTCCTCAGATGCTCAGAAATCACCACCACGTCCAAATTCGATCCCTCAGTTCACCCCACCATTTCGGATCTATCAGTGCTCGATTCGGAAACCATCTCATTTTTTATCAAGCGAAGCAAGACCGACCAGGCCGGGAGAGGCCATTTCATCTATATCTTCAATCTCAATTCCCCAATCCAGACTTATCAAACCCTCCTAGCCTACCTCCGCTTCAAACGATCACAAGTTAAATCTCCATCCGAACCCCTCTTCGCAGATGACTTAAATCACCCCGCCACACATTTCTGGTtccaaaaacatcttaaatccGTTTTGCTCCATACCGGCATCCCAGCAGATCACTTCTCCTGCCATTCTTTCCGCATCAGCGCAGCAACCACGGCTGGAACCCAAAAGGGCCTCTCACAGCCCCAGATACAAGCGCTCGGCCGATGGTCATCCAAAGCTTACAAAAGCTACATCCGAACAGACCTCACCCTCATCAGAGAAGCCTCATAA